The following are from one region of the Prevotella communis genome:
- a CDS encoding TonB-dependent receptor plug domain-containing protein: protein MRRKKLLLMLALWLMVAAVSFAQKSRKNAMRDSVILDNVTVLGKSKTQQLREGALTVNAIDVRSMISSISNLNSLIDHTAGVKIREEGGLGSDFDLSINGMSGNAVRYFIDGVPLDTKGSGVTLANLPISMIDRVEIYKGVVPTWLSSDALGGAVNVVTNRKKTNYLDASYGMGSFHTHKADLNAQYIFRNGLTIRPTLGINYSKNDYTMKGVELWDETARKFLPQDRKRFHDAYLSLLGQVEVGFTDKWWTDEFFVSASYQQTDKELQTGQVQTRVIGMADKQTKAWSVGARYQKRAFLLEGLNANFSFSHTWDHSIATDTAHRQYDWNGDYIVSGHNELNGRNFKRRHIKRPMTNARAELNYLFSDEHMLNISYALNRTGNNRWDDVDQEFEPANDVLAKHIIGLAYNQSLMQGRWYNTFFVKDYINYLSVEQTDLAFLTNSRDVTGSNTQNNIGGGIGSRFEIIRPLAIKASYEHSVRLPLARELLGNGTTIYANMALKPECSDNLNLGLFGTLQYGQHTFYYEANGFLRFVDNYIQPQIAEKEGMMQYTNEPAVHIKGIEGEVRYNWDKRLQIVGNMSWQDARNRQEYLTNGQPNATFNNRVPNRPWLFASTEAHYSFFDLFQEKDHLTVSADYQWVHWFFLSWEAYGSKSTKARIPTKNTIGANITYSWCRNRYSVSIDCDNLFDATTYDNYKLQRPGRTLFAKFRLLLQ, encoded by the coding sequence GTGAGAAGAAAGAAACTATTGCTGATGCTTGCACTGTGGCTTATGGTCGCAGCGGTTTCCTTTGCCCAAAAGTCACGAAAGAACGCGATGCGCGACTCCGTGATACTTGACAACGTTACCGTTTTGGGTAAGAGCAAGACACAGCAACTGCGCGAGGGGGCTCTTACCGTGAATGCCATCGACGTACGTTCGATGATAAGCAGTATCAGCAACCTGAACAGTCTGATTGACCATACAGCAGGTGTGAAGATACGCGAGGAAGGTGGACTGGGCAGCGACTTCGACCTGAGCATCAACGGAATGTCTGGCAATGCCGTGAGATACTTCATCGATGGTGTGCCTCTCGACACAAAAGGCTCTGGCGTCACACTGGCCAATCTGCCCATCAGTATGATTGACCGTGTAGAGATATATAAAGGTGTAGTACCTACGTGGCTCAGTAGCGATGCCTTGGGAGGAGCCGTCAACGTGGTGACTAATCGCAAGAAGACCAATTACCTCGATGCGTCGTATGGCATGGGTTCCTTCCATACCCATAAAGCCGACCTCAACGCGCAGTATATCTTCAGGAACGGACTGACCATCCGCCCTACCCTTGGTATCAATTACTCGAAGAACGACTATACAATGAAAGGCGTGGAACTTTGGGACGAGACGGCACGAAAGTTCCTGCCACAAGACCGCAAGCGTTTTCACGATGCCTACCTTTCATTGTTAGGACAGGTGGAAGTGGGCTTTACGGATAAATGGTGGACAGACGAGTTCTTTGTCAGCGCATCCTACCAGCAGACGGATAAAGAACTGCAGACAGGACAGGTGCAGACACGTGTCATCGGTATGGCAGATAAACAGACAAAAGCCTGGAGCGTTGGCGCCCGCTATCAGAAACGCGCGTTCCTGTTGGAAGGTCTCAATGCCAACTTCTCGTTCTCTCACACCTGGGACCATTCTATCGCCACAGATACCGCTCACCGCCAGTACGACTGGAACGGCGACTATATAGTCAGCGGACATAACGAGTTGAACGGCAGAAACTTCAAACGGAGGCATATTAAGCGACCCATGACGAATGCGCGAGCCGAACTGAACTACCTATTCTCTGACGAACACATGCTGAACATCAGTTATGCGCTGAATCGTACAGGAAACAACCGCTGGGATGATGTGGACCAGGAGTTTGAGCCTGCCAATGACGTACTGGCCAAGCATATCATCGGACTGGCCTATAACCAGTCGTTAATGCAAGGGCGGTGGTACAACACCTTCTTTGTGAAAGACTATATCAATTATCTGTCAGTAGAACAGACAGACCTGGCTTTCCTGACCAACTCGCGAGACGTGACCGGTTCGAACACCCAGAACAACATTGGTGGAGGCATAGGCAGCCGATTTGAAATTATCAGACCTTTGGCCATCAAAGCCAGCTACGAACATAGTGTTCGACTACCCCTGGCAAGAGAACTGTTGGGCAACGGTACTACTATCTACGCCAATATGGCATTAAAGCCTGAGTGTAGCGACAACCTAAACCTAGGTCTCTTTGGTACGTTGCAATACGGACAACACACCTTTTACTATGAAGCCAATGGTTTTCTGCGATTTGTGGACAACTATATCCAACCACAAATAGCCGAGAAAGAAGGTATGATGCAATACACCAACGAACCTGCCGTGCATATCAAAGGTATTGAGGGAGAGGTGCGCTACAACTGGGATAAGCGCCTACAGATAGTGGGCAACATGAGTTGGCAAGATGCGCGCAACCGTCAGGAATACCTGACTAACGGGCAGCCCAATGCCACCTTCAACAATCGCGTGCCCAACCGTCCTTGGCTGTTCGCATCGACAGAAGCTCACTACTCGTTCTTCGACCTTTTCCAAGAAAAAGACCACCTGACCGTGAGTGCCGACTATCAATGGGTCCATTGGTTCTTCTTGTCGTGGGAGGCCTACGGCAGCAAGAGTACCAAAGCCCGCATTCCGACAAAGAATACCATAGGTGCAAATATCACCTATTCATGGTGCCGCAACAGATATAGCGTCTCGATAGACTGCGACAATCTGTTTGATGCAACGACCTACGACAACTATAAGTTGCAGAGACCAGGTCGCACACTGTTCGCCAAGTTCAGGCTATTATTACAATAA
- a CDS encoding cobyric acid synthase, translating to MKQSLHPIMFAGTGSDVGKSIVAAAFCRIFKQDGYEPAPFKAQNMALNSYATPEGLEIGRAQAVQAEAAGIPCHTDMNPLLLKPQSDHTSQVILNGRPIGNKDAYDYWRPTQKSPINPTKPNTPIDFQSEVHAAFDRLASRYNPIVMEGAGSIAEINLKDRDLVNMSMARHAKADVILVGDIDRGGVFASVYGSIMLQSPEDRKLIKGVIINKFRGDMRLFDEGRKMLEDICGVPVLGVIPYYKDIFIEEEDSVSLEKKRKQLAEGKVNIAVVLLRHISNYTDFDTLERDPRVNLFYTNNTQDISQADIIILPGTKSTLDDLMELRRNGCAQAIQRAHRDGKMVIGICGGYQMLGQTIDDPEGIEGDIKHLPGLGLLPIHTTMGADKTTKQVTFQFDGQTCQGYEIHQGVSDTDEAILQSGHCIGTYIHGFLDNAAVIEYVLRGKKLERRGERAVSYRDFKEEQYNKLAAHVRQYVDIERIYQILSSND from the coding sequence ATGAAACAATCTCTCCATCCCATCATGTTCGCAGGTACAGGTAGCGATGTAGGCAAAAGCATCGTTGCTGCAGCATTCTGTCGCATATTCAAGCAGGATGGCTACGAGCCTGCACCCTTTAAGGCACAGAACATGGCGCTTAATTCCTACGCCACGCCAGAGGGGCTGGAGATTGGACGTGCCCAGGCCGTACAGGCTGAGGCAGCAGGCATTCCCTGTCATACGGACATGAACCCGCTATTGCTGAAGCCCCAAAGTGACCACACCTCGCAGGTCATTCTTAATGGGCGACCCATTGGCAATAAGGATGCGTACGATTATTGGCGTCCCACCCAAAAATCGCCCATTAATCCCACGAAGCCCAACACCCCCATCGACTTCCAATCAGAGGTCCATGCCGCTTTCGACCGTCTTGCCTCACGCTACAACCCCATTGTGATGGAGGGCGCAGGCAGTATTGCAGAGATAAACCTGAAGGACAGAGACCTGGTCAATATGTCGATGGCTCGCCATGCCAAGGCAGATGTCATCTTAGTAGGCGATATAGACCGGGGCGGTGTCTTCGCCAGCGTCTATGGCAGTATCATGCTTCAATCGCCAGAGGACCGCAAACTCATCAAGGGCGTTATCATCAATAAGTTCAGGGGCGATATGCGTCTCTTCGATGAAGGCAGAAAGATGTTGGAAGACATCTGTGGGGTACCGGTTCTTGGTGTTATTCCTTATTACAAGGATATCTTTATCGAGGAGGAAGACAGCGTCAGTCTGGAGAAGAAGCGCAAGCAACTGGCAGAGGGAAAGGTAAACATCGCCGTCGTCCTGCTACGCCATATCAGCAACTATACCGATTTCGACACGCTGGAACGCGACCCACGCGTCAACCTCTTCTATACCAACAACACGCAAGACATCAGTCAGGCGGACATTATCATCCTGCCTGGCACGAAGTCAACCCTCGACGACCTCATGGAACTACGTCGCAACGGATGTGCGCAGGCTATTCAGCGTGCCCATCGTGACGGGAAGATGGTCATCGGCATCTGCGGAGGCTATCAGATGTTGGGTCAGACCATCGACGACCCGGAAGGTATCGAAGGCGACATCAAGCATCTGCCGGGACTCGGTCTGCTGCCTATCCACACCACCATGGGAGCTGACAAGACCACGAAGCAGGTCACGTTCCAATTCGACGGACAGACATGTCAGGGCTATGAGATTCATCAGGGTGTCAGCGATACCGATGAGGCCATCCTGCAGTCCGGCCATTGCATCGGCACCTACATCCACGGCTTCCTCGACAACGCAGCAGTTATTGAGTATGTGTTAAGAGGTAAGAAGTTAGAGCGAAGAGGTGAGAGGGCTGTTTCTTATCGCGATTTCAAGGAGGAGCAATACAACAAACTGGCTGCCCACGTACGTCAGTATGTGGATATAGAACGCATCTATCAAATACTCTCAAGCAATGATTAA
- a CDS encoding aminotransferase class I/II-fold pyridoxal phosphate-dependent enzyme: MIKGHGDDIYEYEGIKSDFSSNICQNPAACQAVTDYLSKRPELLAHYPEPEAWSLEEKLAERENVSPENIIVTSGATEAIYLIAQTFRYQPHIPQPTFSEYADACKIFSPYTKSKNSIWICNPNNPTGLMLSTGKLDDALFYFNLVVIDQSYEHYTTQPLMTAAEAIRRKKIILLHSMTKTYAVPGLRLGYIVTSRQLAEKLRKNLRPWSVSSLAIEAGKFLLQHDELICRPNLAEAQRLRDMLSHIEGISVEATQTNFMLCRQEKASAHDLKEYLAREHHILIRDCSNFEGLTPSHFRIASQTPSENDALVDAINQYITSRNG; the protein is encoded by the coding sequence ATGATTAAAGGACACGGTGACGATATATATGAGTATGAAGGCATCAAGAGCGACTTTTCGTCGAATATCTGCCAGAATCCAGCTGCCTGCCAGGCAGTAACAGACTATCTGTCAAAACGCCCAGAGTTGTTAGCGCATTATCCAGAGCCTGAGGCATGGTCACTGGAAGAAAAACTCGCTGAGCGTGAAAACGTCAGTCCTGAGAATATTATCGTCACCAGTGGTGCTACTGAGGCCATCTACCTTATAGCCCAGACTTTCCGCTATCAGCCGCACATACCGCAGCCAACATTCAGCGAATATGCCGATGCCTGCAAAATATTCTCCCCTTACACAAAGAGTAAGAATAGTATCTGGATATGCAATCCCAATAACCCCACAGGACTCATGCTTTCTACCGGGAAGCTGGATGACGCTCTGTTTTATTTTAATCTGGTCGTCATAGATCAATCGTACGAACACTACACCACCCAACCTCTCATGACAGCAGCAGAAGCCATCAGGAGAAAGAAAATTATCCTGCTGCACTCCATGACAAAGACATACGCTGTACCAGGACTACGCTTAGGCTATATTGTTACTTCGAGGCAGTTGGCTGAAAAATTGCGAAAGAACCTGCGCCCATGGAGTGTATCCTCATTAGCTATTGAGGCTGGTAAGTTCCTGCTTCAGCATGACGAACTCATCTGTCGGCCCAACCTTGCAGAAGCTCAACGATTACGAGATATGCTCAGTCATATTGAAGGTATAAGTGTTGAAGCTACTCAGACCAATTTCATGCTCTGCCGCCAAGAAAAAGCTTCAGCTCATGACCTTAAAGAGTATCTGGCTCGTGAGCATCATATTCTCATTCGCGACTGTTCCAACTTCGAAGGTCTAACACCCAGCCATTTCCGCATCGCATCACAGACACCTTCTGAGAATGATGCACTTGTAGATGCCATCAACCAATATATCACATCAAGAAATGGATAA
- a CDS encoding precorrin-2 C(20)-methyltransferase has translation MTPITFLSLGPGDPELLTFKAVKTLKDADVVMVPATRNNEGVMKSRATDIISEWCDDNRLMVYELPMLKDRQAVSLVYNRIFADCVRLYHEGQRIVVAVEGDVSIYASIHYVMERLEEASIPVVQSAGIPSFIAAAASAGLSLVSQQQRLTILPGDADAETLHQLLDSNHVVVVMKLSQCQEAVKEFLRRNPQTVCHYFENVGTPEAYHTSLSDEIQSRQFPYFSLCIIYPA, from the coding sequence ATGACGCCTATCACTTTCCTATCGCTAGGCCCCGGCGACCCTGAGTTGCTGACCTTCAAAGCCGTGAAGACCTTGAAGGATGCCGATGTGGTGATGGTGCCTGCGACAAGAAACAATGAGGGTGTAATGAAATCACGCGCCACAGACATTATCAGCGAGTGGTGCGACGACAACCGCCTGATGGTCTATGAGCTACCCATGCTCAAAGACCGTCAAGCGGTATCTTTGGTTTACAACAGGATCTTTGCGGATTGCGTCAGGCTCTATCATGAAGGGCAACGCATCGTGGTGGCTGTTGAAGGCGACGTAAGCATCTATGCCTCTATCCATTATGTGATGGAACGCTTAGAGGAAGCAAGTATTCCTGTGGTACAATCGGCAGGCATCCCTTCGTTTATTGCCGCCGCAGCCTCAGCAGGGCTGTCCTTAGTCAGTCAGCAGCAGCGACTCACCATTCTGCCAGGCGATGCTGACGCAGAGACGCTTCATCAGCTATTAGACAGCAATCATGTGGTTGTCGTGATGAAACTATCACAATGTCAGGAGGCAGTCAAAGAATTCCTGCGTCGGAACCCACAAACCGTTTGTCATTACTTCGAAAATGTAGGCACGCCCGAAGCCTATCATACCTCATTGTCTGACGAGATTCAGTCTCGTCAATTTCCCTATTTTTCACTTTGCATCATCTATCCTGCCTGA
- a CDS encoding cobyrinate a,c-diamide synthase: MKSAFLIAAPTSGSGKTTIARGLMALFTQKGYRVQPFKCGPDYIDTKFHKAVCGRPSINLDTFMTTPEHVRNLFEHYGKGADVCIVEGMMGLFDGYERDKGSSAEIASILQLPVILVVDAKSAAYSMAPLLQGFINFRKDVHIAGVIFNKVGSSRHFEMLRQVCDDLQITCFGYLPKNSSLEQGSRYLGLDFSEKTENEELINLIESHIDWKSICSSLVRERRTVSPKATDCASEGDGLKVSCALNAESFSFIYQEIIDSFASVSFFDPEKDIPSLEGIDLLYLPGGYPEKHVEALVRNEACRKAIRDYAEQGGRIIAECGGMMYLCEKIITDEGEYPMCGVLPYAITARKADRKLSLGYRRFILDGKEYRGHEFHYTQFVETPESVTQVYNAKGEPVATPVFRYKNVLASYTHLYQI, from the coding sequence ATGAAGTCCGCATTTCTCATAGCAGCACCTACCAGCGGCAGTGGTAAGACAACCATTGCACGCGGCCTGATGGCTCTTTTCACGCAGAAGGGCTATCGTGTACAACCCTTTAAATGCGGACCAGACTATATAGACACAAAATTTCACAAAGCTGTATGCGGTCGTCCGAGCATCAATTTGGACACTTTCATGACTACCCCTGAGCATGTACGCAATCTCTTTGAGCATTATGGCAAAGGGGCTGATGTATGTATCGTAGAGGGGATGATGGGACTCTTTGATGGCTATGAGCGCGATAAAGGGTCCTCGGCCGAGATTGCCAGCATTCTGCAGTTGCCTGTCATCCTGGTTGTCGATGCCAAGAGTGCTGCCTACTCTATGGCACCACTGCTGCAAGGCTTCATCAACTTCCGAAAGGACGTGCATATCGCAGGTGTGATATTCAACAAGGTGGGGTCATCAAGACATTTTGAGATGCTCCGTCAGGTATGCGACGATTTGCAGATTACCTGTTTTGGCTATCTTCCCAAAAACAGTTCGCTGGAGCAAGGCTCACGCTACCTGGGGCTGGACTTCTCTGAAAAAACAGAAAACGAGGAACTCATCAACTTGATAGAGTCACATATCGATTGGAAAAGCATCTGTTCCTCGTTAGTCCGAGAGCGACGGACTGTGAGTCCGAAGGCGACGGACTGTGCGTCCGAAGGCGACGGACTGAAAGTGAGCTGCGCACTCAATGCAGAAAGTTTCAGTTTCATTTATCAGGAAATCATCGACTCATTTGCCTCCGTCAGTTTCTTTGACCCAGAAAAAGACATACCCTCGCTGGAAGGTATCGACCTGCTCTATCTGCCAGGCGGCTACCCAGAGAAGCATGTAGAAGCCTTAGTCAGGAACGAAGCCTGCAGAAAGGCAATCAGAGACTATGCTGAACAGGGAGGACGCATCATTGCAGAATGCGGAGGGATGATGTACCTCTGTGAAAAAATTATCACCGACGAGGGCGAATATCCCATGTGCGGTGTTCTGCCCTACGCCATCACAGCACGCAAGGCAGACCGCAAGTTATCCTTGGGTTATCGCCGTTTTATACTCGATGGCAAGGAATATCGTGGACATGAATTCCATTACACCCAATTCGTAGAAACACCAGAAAGCGTCACACAGGTCTATAATGCCAAAGGTGAACCTGTGGCGACGCCAGTATTCAGATATAAAAACGTATTAGCAAGCTATACGCACCTCTATCAAATATGA
- the cbiB gene encoding adenosylcobinamide-phosphate synthase CbiB has translation MDNWMIVILPLLVGWFLDLIFGDPSKLPHPIVWFGKAIAFFEHRLNKGSHRKLKGALVAIGLIVSVFVITYLIRHYLNLLPSITGRGWGWVFDSILVFFCLAGTTLIREVREVFLAVDRSLEEGRQQVARIVGRDTSALSAQEVRTAALETLAENLSDGVIAPLFWFAVLGVPGMLAYKMINTLDSMIGYKTERYKDFGCWAAHIDDVANYIPARLTALLMAIASPRKGLLRFIWRNGRRHASPNSGYPEAALAGILNCRFGGPHYYFGQLFPKPYIGENERELTTTDMKRAVRINRIAEVLMVFLVMICLILKNIL, from the coding sequence ATGGATAACTGGATGATTGTCATATTGCCCCTGCTCGTTGGTTGGTTTCTCGACCTTATCTTTGGCGACCCATCCAAACTGCCCCACCCTATTGTGTGGTTCGGCAAAGCCATTGCTTTCTTTGAGCATCGGCTCAACAAGGGGAGTCATCGGAAGTTGAAAGGAGCACTCGTAGCCATTGGTCTCATCGTATCTGTTTTTGTTATCACTTATCTCATTCGTCACTATCTCAATTTACTCCCCTCCATTACAGGGAGGGGCTGGGGGTGGGTCTTCGACTCTATCTTAGTCTTCTTCTGTCTGGCCGGCACCACCCTCATCCGTGAGGTACGTGAAGTATTCCTGGCTGTGGACCGTTCTCTGGAAGAAGGCAGACAACAAGTGGCCCGTATCGTTGGCCGCGACACGTCAGCACTCTCGGCCCAGGAGGTAAGGACGGCAGCCTTGGAAACACTCGCAGAGAACCTGAGCGACGGCGTCATTGCCCCTCTGTTCTGGTTTGCCGTCCTTGGCGTGCCTGGCATGTTAGCCTATAAGATGATTAATACCCTCGACTCGATGATTGGGTATAAGACAGAACGGTATAAGGACTTTGGCTGCTGGGCTGCCCATATCGACGATGTCGCCAACTACATACCAGCCCGACTGACGGCACTTTTAATGGCAATCGCATCACCCCGGAAAGGCTTGCTCCGCTTCATCTGGAGGAACGGACGACGTCACGCCTCACCTAACAGCGGATACCCTGAAGCCGCCCTTGCAGGCATCCTGAATTGTCGTTTCGGAGGTCCCCACTATTACTTCGGACAACTCTTCCCCAAACCTTATATCGGCGAGAACGAGCGCGAACTGACCACCACCGACATGAAGCGAGCCGTTCGCATCAACCGCATCGCAGAGGTGCTGATGGTTTTTCTCGTTATGATATGCCTCATTCTCAAAAATATTCTCTAA